In Quercus robur chromosome 11, dhQueRobu3.1, whole genome shotgun sequence, the sequence GTTACCCAAAGAAATTCTTCCTCCTGAGCCTAATGAAGTTCAAGAACTTATTGAACAAGAACCTGCATCTCCAAATGCTCCTAGTACTCCAGTGTTTTGGAAGATTCTATAGACATACCCACTTCACCAAATTCTGAATCTCATGAAGAGAAAAGACCTTCATCCAGGGTTAAATTAAATCATCCTCTAGAAGTTATTgtgggaaatatgaatgaactTATATTGAGGAAATGAACTGTTGATAAATGCGTTGCTAACTTTGCGTCTTACTCTTGTTATCTATCTCAAGTTGAACCCACAAAAGTTGAGGAAGCTTTTCAGGGTGAAAGTTGGGTCGAAGCAATGCATGATGAACTTCTTCAGTTTCAGAGGAATGATGTTTGGACCTTGGTACCTAGACCGGAGGGTAAACACATCATTGGTACAAAGTGGATATTTCGCAATAAGATTAATGAGGAGGGCAATGTGATCCGCAACAAGGCTCGGcttgtagctcaaggatactcgCAAATGGAAGGAGTAGACTATGATGAAACATTTGCTCCGGTTGCCGTATGGAGTCCATCAGAATTCTCCTTGCACTAGCTTGTCAATTAAAGTTCAAGTATTATCAGATGGATGTGAAGACTGCTTTCTTAAATGGATTGCTTAAAGAAGACATTTATGTggctcaaccaaaaggatttattgatccacactttccagatcatgtacTGTACCTTAAGAAGGCACTCTATGGGTTAAAGCAAGCTTCCAGAGCTTGGTATGACCGGCTTACACAATACTTGGTGTCACATGGATTCATAAGAGGAAAGGTTGATCAGACTCTTTTCATCAAAAGAGAAGATAGTGAGCTGATAGTTGcccaagtctatgttgatgacatcatCTTTGGATAgactaaggatgaacttgctcatggtttctcaaaactcatgcaggccgagtttgagatgagcatgattgTAGAGCTGACTCACTTCCTTGGATTGTAGATTCGTTAACAAGATTCAGGTATAttcctatctcaatctaaatatgctaagaatcttgtgaaaaagtttggtttagAATCTGCTAGTTCTGTCAAAACCCCtatgagcccaaatgttaaactcactgttGACTTGTTAGGTAAAAGTGTTGATCCTTCtctatatagaagcatgatagatagtcttctttaccttactgCTAGCAGACCTGACATTAGTTACAGTGTTGGAGTGTGTGTTAGATATCAGGCTAATCCCAAAGAGTCTCATATGACTGCTTTAAAgagaatcataaagtatgtTAAAACCATTGCTGAGTTTGGTGTGTGGTACAGCAAGGACACAAGTGATGTCCTAGCTGGGTACtttgatgctgattgggctgggaatgctgatgatagaaagagtacttCAGGGGGTTGTTTCtatgtgggtaataatcttgtcttttggatgagtaaaaagtAGAACTCCATCTCATTATCCACTGCAAAAGCTGAGTACATTGCTACTGGTAGCTGTTGCATCCAACTCCTATGTatgcaaaaactcctccatGATTATGGTATCTATCAAGATCATCTCACTATCTATTGTAACAATACCAGtgccattaacatctctaagaatccAGTTCAACATTCTAGAACCAAACACATAAAGATTcgacatcacttcattagggagctTGTCGAAGATGGTACTCTCAATCTTAAGTTTATTCACACTGATGATCAGAAGGCTGACCTGTTTACCAAACCTCTTAACAGTAAACGCTTTGAATTCCTTCGtcaaaacattggtgttatctccatgggatgattttcctctctttttctttcttcctcatgCATCTgcatctagtttttatgctttggttgtttaacatgtttttgtttggttatttttttttttcagttttgctttgtttttttttttcaataaaaataaaaataaaaaattgaaaaatcagaaaaatacaaaaaacagtgtgtgttttgtgtacattggtacttatgtaccttggatggccattgaaacaaaatcttctaaactttgtatcttttgtagcttagatgagcatctctatgcacaactaagcaagtgagctttgtggctcttgttagtgataagtaagattaagttatctcttatacttaatactcgtatcactctttttgacaggaaggactaaaaaatcctaagaaaaagacattaataaccatctcactactgttgcccgccaatcataatatgacacctgtatgcttcggcatagcaaaagtgcagtgtcaatgacatttgtgtgcttatgcatagcaaaattgaaatgtcaaatatgattgggtatttcttttctctctctaatatgcccatgcatgatatgcttaaaagaaaaatatgcaaaaaaaaaatcaaaagcaaaaagatcaaaaatgctttaaaaatgattgcaagGGTGTATTCTagaagatgtgagagttataggatgtatctCGAAgatgatagtctccatcaaacagttatgattgtgtgtgagttaaagcgattttctcatatctcaaatcgtcataacatgtatacacttatacaatcttgcgatatttttcacacacaacacgcaatattctttgctattcttgatacatgtgtaggtacaatgtgatttggtcatcacaaggttttacatgtgttaatgtatgctcactaaactgttgtgacttgtttttgaaatataaaattggttagacttgtttagtgtgtgtgtgtgtgtttttctttttggagatccatgtgcttaaaattattattgagagatgattttgagagcttaatatattgagtggatcattggttgagttgcttgttggattgcattcatgtctgtgtttttcacatctcaaaaaactgattttaaatgctggctcgacacctcctcgatacctcctcgataccttgTTGTCTGTCGAGCTTGTTCAGCTTTTTCTAATCGCAACCccgacagcttctcgatacttggtggatcgatcgagaatggTTCTGCATCCTCGATAGCTTCgcgatacctggtggatcgatcgagcctcTGTTCTTGGTTCTGTTGGATTGTTCCTCGACACCTCCTTGGTTGTCGACGACCAtttttctcgacacctcctcgacagatATCTCGATACCTTTCGATACCTGCATCTGTTGAGATTTACTACCGGTACTATTTAAATATCCTGTGCGATCCGTCTCTCGTTTCACTCGATCTCTCTTTCGATACTTCTCTGATTTCACTCCCAAATTCTCTCATCTCACTCCCATAATTGTTcctcaaggtttcttcaagctttttcaagtttttcttcacttggtaagcttctaatcctttcacattcatgcatttcatgttttgaaacctaggttttagggttttttgaaaaaattttggggtttttcaaaattgatgagtttttattgaaattttgggatgggttttcacttaaatgagtttaaaacctcatacattgcatcacattagcattataatggtattgtcatgcatttagatgtgtgttatctatttgtgtgctgataggtttagattgggctgagcccatgatgcaatttcttttgcatgtcacatgttcatgcatttcctaTGCATACATTctctttttcaatatacttgttatacTTGAAATTGCTTGGGaattttctgattgtctttctttctctccttctccttctgtttatgttagtcgtgtctatggcatcTAAGCATAAATCCACTCCAACCCAAACCCTCTTCGTTCTGAAGCTTCTTCATCGTCTGATCCTACTCTATCTCATATTTGGTTctgtgatgatgatgcctttaaggcgTTTTCAGAGAgcttttctagacgaggcattcattcggaatgccaagtcattctgTCGGACTTTGCAGACActgaccttcccactgtcattcacagtaggtgatgggagtcactgtgtgacgtcccagTCACCTATCCTCTTGTgcttatccaggagttttactccaacatgcacgggattGATCGTTCAGTACCTAttttcttcactcgcgttcgaggtacgtgcattcctatcacaccgcaaCTTGTTGCGAATGTGCTTCGGGTCcttaggatagagtttcctgactatcctagttgtgagcatctgaggactgtgtccagggaTGAGCTTATGTCTGCTTTTTGTGAGCGCCCTTCTGCTTGGGGTGAGCGTTTGTTTACACCATGttgaccttttgctaaaggtcctatattcatgaacatggtgatgacctttgttttgcatccactctctcactataactccattattgagcctcgtgctcgatttttgttgttgcttcTCAGGCATTTTACTATagatttcccttctcatttcattctatctattatagatgttcatctagattcggcgtctcgtgataagctcatctttccttccgctatcacgaggatcttacgccatttttctattccttttcccCCTTCCGACCATTTCACCGTCATGTGTGCAATAGATTACACTACTATTAAACATAGCGAGGCCCAGCTTTGGTCGCAGTAGTCGGGTTCAGCAGCTCCTCCCTCTCGTTCAGCTCCATCCCAttttgctccatccacatccgctcctCCCTCTTCTTTGGGCGATGTGactttaggagacatcatggcgcagctgtagtgcatggatgctcgcctagatacactctctacggagttgtatcaggtgattgttcgtgtcggtcgtattgcacgGCGATAGGCCtccatgggtggttttgctcctgaggctactccttcaccaccttctcccgtggcttctgattctgaggatgGGGATGATgctgatggtgatgacgatgatgcttcggatgatgctgatggagatgctagctctaccgatgagatgtctacttgacactcttaccctttgtcactcgtgacaaaaagggggagtagtttagatatgagagtagtcagtCTTAGGGAGAGAGTTAGTATATGACCATTttgatagggggagtgttgatacattttgagggatgtagtgagaaTAGTATGtatcttctcttttctttcattttagatacattactcttgtacatgaggtcttgtgaccatttatagacatacattgtacttatctctttcttgttattgatgtatgtttttatttcacctacccctttatgtgttgtttcttttctcccttaatacacatgtttcttatacttgtatgcaatctattatttttgtttcacacaaagatgccttgatgagttttgttttaaagtgtttcagaaatacaggttgtcaaagtctacttgccataaagtctcttcttgcaaaatttttcaagagtttgtgttaggatagattttattgtatttaacaagtgaatatgagttgagtgatttatgacttctctcatatgttcatttgtttattgtggttttgtcacggattgctaaagggggagattgttaggacatatgtgtttcacatgttaagaacctatgtcatgattttatgtaattgacttatcctttgacaaaacacactttacttgtatttgggtagatttaggatgtgtttaaatacttcaagaaaccatatttcaagatcaagtgttgaagtcttcaagtctgtccaagaaaacaagttgatagtgcaaattcattaaaactcgacagttgtatctatcgagcttaagaaagctattCAAAGTTTGGTGTGCTCGACACTTGCTCGACAGTTGCTCAACACCTCctatttgtcgaggtttaagattttcagatttcaaatatgattttcttgggatatgtgaatatgtctttgggccttcttttctcataaccctagacatataaaaggattgttttaagggccgtcaaatagttcacaagttgcacaagctttgagtaAACTCTGCTCaaacaaattgtgaccgaagacgaaGTTCTTACCTTAGTTAATCTCTTTCTCTGGAAGAAgatgttgtgtatgtgcaccatagggttttgtgatcaagcatcttctcgatcttcatcgtgtggatgaactgaagaactttgcaaccaacaaccttcttagttggtgattgaattCGCATACTGGGAttcacgcaattggttagtcacgtacttgggagttgtgcatctgaaaggggaactatcactacagaacaagtccaattaggaaTTGGGaaaagggttcaactgtaggttggtaaggtacttgggattcctttacttgtaaccgttttttgtgataataatgaagtttcgagagtggtgacctgaaaattacccggtggggtttttgccgttagattttccccattcgtaaacaaatcaccgtgttatttattttccgttgcattattagtttattggtgatttgtttgtgctaccacgcatttgcatgataaattgattaattaataacttggcaaattaattaattaatttctatcacaaggggtcattcagtttgtggcctatcagaTCGGTCGATATATCCACGTGAAGTGGAACCGGTTGCTTCATCCCAAAATGACGAAAGACCCACTCGGGATGATGCCTCTCCACAATCCAAAAGTATATCAATGGCACCTCGGCCATCCAAATATGCTACCTGGCGGTGCAATAAGCAGGCAGGGAGTCCAGTGTATGCGTGTACGGCTCCTATACAATCTGCATAAGTGGATTATGTTTGTGATAGTGAGACATTATACTAATTTAAGATTATGTTTGTGATATTTAATATGGAAAGCATAGAATTTCTTACTTCTATTCGTACACAAAATCTTCAGGAATTGTTGGGAAGAAAGTCAAATAACGGCATTAAAGAGTATGATGAGAGACTAAAGAGTTCTAGTTTATTTCTTAATAATAATGCTAAAAGGAATCCAAACCAATACTGAAGTTTTTGGTGGATCAAATAGAAGAGGTTTGCGACGGTCTTTATTCACTATggccagattttttttttttttttttttttttttttttggggctaagTTTTGGGATAGATTTTTGGGGAATTCCTCTATAGCCAaacaaagaattttaaaaatgatggGGATGTAAATCCCATCATTTTAAACTTcttagtatttaattaattcttcatccaaacatacacttaaGGAGCTTgttatcaaaaattttaaaatcaccCATAAAATCATGTAAAACATCATCACAAGCATGAGAATAATCATAAATAGAGTCAATAGAATCACAATATGCAAAAAAGCACATAAAActttatccatgacaaataggaGGCTAAGGATCACACGAAGGAATTTAATCCACAAAACTAAGCCCACCATGCTTTAATTCAAATTGTGAGATAAACCTAATCCAGCCTAGATATTGATTTACACCCCAAATTGTAAGTTACAACTTATTCAATTTTAGACTTATCTAACAATTTGCACCAAAGTATAAGTTATTAGTAAGTTGAAGGACTActccaagaaattaaaaacacaataaTGAGGATAATATcggatgtgttatcaaagagaaaaTCCAAGAACAAGTTGAAAAACGGATCTCTCTACAGCAAACCATCCAAGTCTAGTGCTATCTATATACTCAAGCCCTCCAAGCTATCGCTATCAACCAATTTCACCGAGTCCTTTCTTCAATCTAGTTGTCAAATCTACAATTGAGCTCCAATTATCCAATTACAATTTCCAAGTCTCATTGGCTGAATTGTTGTGGCTCCAATGGTTCCCTTGTCTTAAACAACACAAAATCTTTGAAGTATGTTTTCTGTGTGAAGGATCCAATCTCCGCTCAAAGTGTAAGGCTTAAAAGGAGGGAGAAAGCAGAGAAAAAATGGGTATATACGCTAGGGTTTTTCTTGACTATTTAACACTTCAATTCAGAATTTTTGGGAgtcaaattttgaataaaatgaaGCTTGAATAGATGGGTAAAAGGCTGGCATAGCAGGTAACAAATTTCCCATAGGTTCTAACACTTTCACTTGACAAAGTTGAAAAGCATTCTCTTTTTAACTACAACTTGAACCCAATACAAAAATACAACTCATTCaagaattaaaatacaaatcaaTTGATTAAAAATTACATAGAAATTTGTCATGGAACTAGCCAACAATTTAAAGATACTAGTGTCTACATTCAAAGCAATCCAAATTAAAGACGACAATGGGGCAAGGCGGGatcgaaggatggggtcttcacATCTGTCCCGCATGGTTTTTTCTTGCCCCATCTTTGCCCCTTAAGGCCCTACAAAGCCCCACCCCACCCCTTAAAACTCTGTTTCTTATTAATTTACCCCacaattattacaaatttttttaataaaaatctgtttttcattataaaaatttatttgaaatcacaattaaatttatcttatcaaatcaaactaatttcaccaaaaactaaataatattatctaagtgtttaacaaaacaatatcacaataaaaacaaaaatctcatagtataacacataagAAAATAATCGAAACTcctaatacataacaaaataaaaattatctagTTCTTCAGAAATAATTTCCACAGATAAAGTAagttaaaattcatatatttgttttaataatagaatttaggttatgaaaaaattacaattataaccctaTCAATGTGGGGTGAGTGGGTCTAAAAAGCATAAACTCATCCCAACCCTGTCTTATGGTGCGAGTTTAAAATTTCACTACATCTCTACCTCATCACCTTTGCATAATAGGAAAAACCCATGCACAATTGTTATCCATAGTGCACACGAAAATGAGAAAACACAATATAAGAACTAATTGCGCAATAACTGCAAAAGCTGCTCTGAGCATGGGCCTGGGCCTACGCCTGGGTGTAGGAGGAGACGTGGCAGTCTCGGGTCTTGGGCCAGCTGGGCGTTTGGGAATGGACTTTTGAGAATTTGGGTCCAaatcttttgcttcttttccCTCTGATCCAATTCCATATAGAGGAACTAACTTGTGTTCCTCAATGATAGCCTCACAAACTGGGCATCCCCGGAATTTCGTGTGAAAATGTAGCCATCTGTATAGACAAGGCCAGCAATATAGGAGGCCACACTGTGTGACAATGGGGTCTTTAGCTAATTGCCAGCAAATGTTGCAATTAAACAAATTGCTAGCTCTTTCTCTTTCAGTGCTATTTTTTGAACAAGAGCTGGACTCACTCTCAATATCCATATCCAATTAGGAATACCACCAAGTTCCTGCATATCATGTTAATATCAAATTACCAATTATCAAACATAACAATATCGATCCAATATGGCTAATGCAAAATTATATAACCGAGCTATAGACTCCACAATGTAAACATAAAGATCAGGAATATATGAAAGGCAGGATATATGaatatattgaagaaaaaaactcaaaatcaagCCAGAAATACGATTCACGAACGTACATACAGTACTATAgtgtactatatatatatatatatatataattaagtgCATTTTCAAATGAAACACTAGGGGCTATTCAGCCAAAAAGAAACactgttgaatttaattgaattgaagaatacgaaaaaaaaatgagagagagagagagagagagagagagagagagagagagcaataacTCATCTTTAGGAAAAAATTGAAGCTTGGATGACCATTTGTGATGGTATAAGGAGAAGTGTTAATCATGTTTGCACTATAGCCACTAATCTATTCATCACAATTAAGATTCTTTATAGTTGTTTATAAATTTAGGACTTAGAagttttttatgaaaaaagaaaaaagcaattaattgttttgacagttttttatttttcacataaaagtgatatcaaatttttttaaaatttattttaataattaccTTAAGGGTACCCAGGACCCTATATTATTATTCTATACATTGAACGGAAAAGtcaagaaaaaattctaaaaatacaaaaacacgaaattaaaaattaaaaaaaaaaaaaaaaattcatgattgtgcatacaaattatatttatgtatgtataatATATTTGTGGGGCTAGAACCAGTACCCCCGCTTGTAAGTCCACACAGCGAGTTAGATAGGGTCTAAGACTTAGCCAAAAAagtggagggggggggggggatctaAGGGCGTCTAAGAACATAATCTGATAGACTTGGCTTttgaaatcaatcaatcaatcaatatatatataaaagaagagaCCTCATGTGGAAAAGCATGAAGTTCTGTCAAGTGGCATATTGtatgacatttttttcatttaggttTTCATCTTatctaaatttagcatttatgtcAAACTATTAAATAATGgcaaatgcatttatttcaatgtattaataaaattcaaagaattagtatacatttataactttacatgCTTTGAATTGATAGGATGGATCTAAAAAGTCAt encodes:
- the LOC126705061 gene encoding secreted RxLR effector protein 161-like, which gives rise to MSPNVKLTVDLLGKSVDPSLYRSMIDSLLYLTASRPDISYSVGVCVRYQANPKESHMTALKRIIKYVKTIAEFGVWYSKDTSDVLAGYFDADWAGNADDRKSTSGGCFYVGNNLVFWMSKK